Part of the Leifsonia soli genome is shown below.
TCGACGACACCCCGTACGGCGGGGGAGCCGGGATGGTCATGAAGCCGGAGCCGTGGGGCGAGGCGCTCGACGGCATCCTCGACGGCGCGGCCGATCCTGTCGTCATCTTCCCGTCGCCCGCCGGCGAGGTCTTCACGCAGTCGATCGCGCGCGAGCTGGCACAGGAGCAGCACCTGGTGTTCGGGTGCGGGCGTTATGAGGGGATCGATCAGCGCGTCTTCGACGACACCGCGGCGCGTGCGCGGGTGCGGCTGATGAGCATCGGCGACTACGTGCTCAACGGCGGAGAGGTCGCGACGATGGCGATGATCGAAGCGGTCGGCCGGCTCATCCCCGGCGTCGTCGGCAACCCCGAGAGCCTCGTCGAGGAGTCGCACGAGGACGGCCTGCTCGAGTACCCCAGCTACACCAAGCCCGCGGTGTGGCGCGGCCGGGAGGTGCCTCCCGTGCTGCTCTCCGGCAACCACGGCGCCGTCGACGCGTGGCGTCGCGAGCAGCAGCTGGCGCGCACGCGCGCCGTCCGCCCCGACCTCCTGCCCTGACCTGCCTCCACCCCCGTCCCCACCGTCGAGTACGCAGAAATTGCACGCTCTCGGGGTGGTCGGCGTGCAATTTATGCGGACTCGACGGTGGGTCGGCGTGAGTCAGGGGGCCGTGAGGACGAGGGGGCCGTCGTCGGTGATCGCGACGGTGTGCTCGGAGTGGGCGCCGCGCGATCCGTCCGCGCTGCGGAGCGTCCAGCCGTCGCGGTCGGTGTAG
Proteins encoded:
- the trmD gene encoding tRNA (guanosine(37)-N1)-methyltransferase TrmD, which translates into the protein MRIDIVTIFPTFFDVLDISLLGKARQSGLIELGVHDLRDHTHDRHRTVDDTPYGGGAGMVMKPEPWGEALDGILDGAADPVVIFPSPAGEVFTQSIARELAQEQHLVFGCGRYEGIDQRVFDDTAARARVRLMSIGDYVLNGGEVATMAMIEAVGRLIPGVVGNPESLVEESHEDGLLEYPSYTKPAVWRGREVPPVLLSGNHGAVDAWRREQQLARTRAVRPDLLP